A segment of the Nilaparvata lugens isolate BPH chromosome X, ASM1435652v1, whole genome shotgun sequence genome:
tgtagaggaggatggaaatcgttttccagcagccaaggcgagaataccaagagacatgttcatggatgacttagtcacatctgtcgccacagagtcagaggccgcggagctgtatcgtcagtccaagcagctgtttgagggaggaggtttctcgctcacaaagtggacttcaaattcaccatcaatgttggagaaattctcggaggaagagaaatcgttttcgtacaaggatttcgaagcagacaactccttggctatcttgggattgaattggcaacctagtactgatctgtttcagttttcagtcaagagtggtgaggttgtcactactaagcgttctattctgtcagtgatggctcgtatctatgatccacttggtctcttgtcaccgtttacattatttctaaagtgtcttgtccagaaactgtggaagattgggacgagaagccgcctgagtctatctacactctttgggagaattgtcaaaaagagttgcctctattgttgaaatttgctgttccacgtcacgttggtttgtttcagaattctcacatcagtttgattggtttttgtgatgcatcattgtctggttatggtgcagttatctatgtgaagttgcagaaggagagcgaggagccaagagttgaattattgtgttcaaagtcaaaggtagcaccatctactcttgttggcagaactcatgaattcagtagtcactattattagtgaacgttgtcatgtgtctcatATTGTCGCACactctgattctacagtcaccttgtgttggattaatgctccatccacgaaatggcaaacttttgttggtaattgcgtcacaaaaatacaggattcttgtatacaggagtggatgcatgttgccggaattgataatcccgctgactgtttgtctagaggtttatcaccagttgagcttgtgaactatccgttgtggctctcaggtccatcatggatagcagaggacgaatgcgattggcccgtccgaactcaaatggaagagatcgtggatccacaggaggcgaaaaaaccgtcagtgttgacagtcacaaaatctcctgattgtaacagcaatgcagtatattcattgattggtcgttgtgatgataaaacagctgtaatatttataatctgttatctctgttactaagacacatatttaatgtcgaataaagctcgtgttgagtccaattctattacaatttattcaacattaaatataaaataaatgggtCCGAAAAGAAAATCGAGTGAACGTCAAGATTTAGTCAGTGAAGGAGAAAACGATTCGCAAAACCAAATGcttggaaaaatactgaaaccaacagttttatcgattgaccaagattcagatgaagcaccgaaaacgtggagacattggaaggtaacatttttaaacttcttaaaaaacagttcaatcccgaaaaaggatgaattgaatgttttgatcaattatgtgtcaccgaatatttttgaaagtatttgcaattctatatcatttgaagaagctataacaactcttgaagaaagctttataaaacctcaaaatgtagtacatgcacgttactgcttatctaaagcaaaacaaacccatggagaatcaattgatcaattctataataaactaaaacagctaagtttaccatgtaactttcaagcagtcacggctgacgataacaaaagtgaatatatcTGAGACGCGTTCATCTCCGGATTAGAATCATCGAAAATCAGACAACATCTTTTCGAAATGAAATCGCTAACTTTGCAAGACACTATCTCACAAGCACGAATGTTAGAGAATGCTGAAAACATTGCTAAAGAGTACGAAACCAGTTCAGAATATGTTAACACAGTCCTagcaaacgagaataaaaatacCGAGAAAACTTTAGTCTGTAATTCTTaccaaaagaagattcaatgcagattttgtggctataataatcatactgataatagccaatgcccagcaaaaggacaaccatgcctaacttgtaatcgaataggccatttttcaaaagtatgcagagcacgaaacgataaaaaaaacaaaatggtatctgccacagtaatttcagcagcaaataccagcactgacctctcaaaatgtcttgttcctatacgtgttaatggaatagatacattggcactattagacactgggagcacagcaagttttatagataagaaactagtagtacaatcgaagatgaaaactatgccatattccaatttgattacatttgcTTCAAGTGCCTGCAACACTAAAAAAACTGAGTgcgctttgagtgaaatatatttccagaacaaagaatataatgattttcctttgatCGTATTGAACAAATGTTGCGCTAGTGTAATTTTGGGACACGATTTTCTAAAGAACTTTTCATCCATCACTTTTGATTTCGGTGGATCTAAAGCAGCACTACAACTGAATAAAGACAATGACGCAAGAAGGcctacttatgaaattaaaaagtgtgctctagcccaagctacagtagaacctgtctcattgttttgtgatcttcaaccggactgtcggcctataataactaaatcgagacgacattcagaagaggattacttgtttatgatgaatgaagtcaaacggcttaaagatgctgatattatagaaaatagtcattcttcttggagagctcaagcatttgttacttcaagagagaaccaaaagaaacgtatggtgattgactattcacagaccatcaacaaattcacgaatttggatgcctatccactaccactaatggaagaattagtcaataaggtagcacaatataaaatattctcatctattgacctgaaatctgcctatcaccagataccaatcttgcctgaggaaaggcatttcaccgcatttgaagttggacacaaactgtatcaattcaaaagaattccgttcggagtcacgaatggagtagctgctttccagaaagtgattgatcaaatcatagaacaagaaaatttgacatcatgttatgcctattttgatgatattattgtatgcggaaggacccaagaagaacatgatgaaaatttagaaaatttctggagagcaacagaaaaatatggcctcacgattaatgaagaaaagtgtaaaatatctatggagaatttaacctttctgggattcgaaattggtcagggtatgattaagcccgatccagatcgattgaaaccactccttgacttaccagctccaaaaaatcagaaagaattgaagcgtgtccttggaatgcttgcacactactccaaatggataaaagaattttcaaaaaagatccatccacttgtgcataatactcacttcccgttgaatgaagaatgcagaaatatatttgaatcattaaagaaagaaataggatctgcagttctagtgcacattgatgaaaaagtcccgttcactttggaaactgatgcctcagattacgctattggagcagtattaacacagaatgagagaccagtggcgtttttctcaagaactctttccacatctgaaactaggcactctgcagtggaaaaagaagcttataccattgtggaatcaatcaggaaatggcgacattacttacttggacgagaatttacacttatcacagaccagaaatcagtttcattcatgtttagtaataaacaaaccagcaagattaagaatgacaaaatccaacgatggcgccttgaattgtcagaatataagttcaatataatttatagagttggaaaagagaatataccagcagatacactatcaagagtctgtgccactgttggatgccatacagatataaagaaactgataaaaattcatgaggacctgtgtcatccaggagttactcgactccatcattggaccaaaacaaagaacttaccatattcaatagatgatgtaaaagaagtatgttccaaatgtattacatgttctgaaatgaaaccacgctatgccaaaggaactggacgccttatcaaagcaactagaccatttgaacgtcttaatatggatttcaaaggcccactacaatcaagttcaaggaacaagtatattttagttcttatagacgaatattccagattcccatttgccttcccctgtcctgacatgactactaatacagtaataaaacaccttacatcactattctctctttttggtgtaccgtcttacatacattccgatagaggaacatcgtttatgtcatcagctttgaaaaatttcctactatcaaaaggaattgccagcagcagaacatcgccctataatccagccggtaatgggcaagtcgaacggtacaatggagttatatggaaaagtgtgatgctagccctaaaatcgagaggtttgaacaacagtcactgggaacaagttctccccgatgcccttaactctattcgttccctattatgcacaagcaccaactgcacaccacatgagcggatgtttttacatgcaagaaactcaagtaatggaaaaccattaccaacctggctattgacacctggaccaatatggttgaagaagatgacaaaaaactcaaaacaagaatcgcaagttgaaaaagttgaattaatcgagagtaaccctgaatatgcgtttgttcgccacaacgacggcagagaatcgacagtctcacttcgccagctcgccccataccccacgagtgccgattgatattaaggggggaagattgtgatgataaaacagctgtaatatttataatctgttatctctgttactaagacacatatttaatgtcgaataaagctcgtgttgagtccaattctattacagtcgttgttcggattatggtcgtcttttgagaattgaaattcttgttctcaaattcttacaaatcttaccccaatcagaagaatcagatttcaatgttgctgagaggtatctatgtaaagtggtacagaagatacatttttcatctgaatttgaacaattagagaagggagaggattgttctatgcgcctacgtcgcctgtctccattcattgataaaggtgtgattcgcgtcggcggtcgtttgtctcatgctggacttgaatttgagacttgtcatcagatgatcttaccaaaatccgacgcttttgtatcgatgttgattgattatcatcacaagaagaattgtcatgctggaccttcgttattgttgtccttgatcagacagatattctggatactgtctgctcgctctactattcgtatttgtgtctttaagtgtaatcATTGTTTCtgtgttcgacctagtaataatgcaattatatccactcccaactcaatagttgttgtgcttgttgcatttttttctttgtgttgttttttggtgttggtgttttgttctttttggcatgtctggatttttttcctttctgtggttttttcagtttttgtaacttggctgaaaaatagtttttcagggggtatggtctggccagagaattcgaattgtagcgccaaaatcccagactgcagttctgccaatggcaggcttgtgtttgcacCAGCACAGACCATCCAGCTGTTTTGGCTTTGTCGAGGTTAAAGCCCAGTCTATCTTGGTTCGTCAGCCCGTCTTGTTGTGTAagaccgaatttgtattttgtcatgtaatttcgatcggaaatttcttgtaaataattgtttgagtgttgtgtgtgtgaattatgaatataacagcgtgaatagtgttgaattgaattaatttgaatcagatttgaatttataaagaatccagtttgagctttgttcgaaacacagtgcatagcctgcaagttgaacgcgaaaagacagcccggaagccagaacctgtcttattcccagatttcatcccaccctgaacctgatcaaaacacctaataaaggcttcgaagggcaagtaatcaagattggattaaatctggtgactttttgctcttttttattgttcattaatgcagagtttaactgtacaaataacctggctcaaattgaaggttaaattttgccccttgtttgtatttgattatttaaatagtaaattacagtcctctggtagctctagcctaagctttgttcagaacaatttcaaaaacaaggatgaacagttgatattaaatcagatataccggtatcagcttcCCTCTATAGACAGCAGTAGGAAGGCagtgaatcggcaacgctgttctcctatctttcttcactgcatCTGATGATAAtttaagccttgtacacacgtccgtacagattcgcgcgaacaatcgtatgtacatatgcctcaacattcactgtacgtccttgtggacgcgatccacgtatgcctcggcattcaaaaagctatctgatttgcagacgacacgaagacatagtagatgtagattttccacatgacaacaatggcgtcattccataattgaagatagttatcacaaattgcagcagtatcattttatttcaatgacttatataataaaatcaaaaataaaacttgacaaacgatgttggtgggttgaacgattgtaggttgaagtaaggaaataaattgctacatgacataagattgacagttcaaactttattaggttgtcaaaacattatcttgttaatatactgaatctaattcaactagttatctaaacaataatgatatcatcatgagggaatcaataactccacaagaacgattggctctaactttgagattcttgacaTTAGGCGATttatttgttggtttccaatatctattctgaatctcaaaaaaagaaaatttctacaataattccagaagttttgatgacctaatcaaagcacttaacactgtctcacaaaattgacagtcttctttgaggaaattagccataaattgaatcaaatactaaattgctgcccattttaaactaactctgctcatacacatgacaaaacaagattctccaaaagattagcttcaagatttacctttaagggaatactagttcaaagtttgaataaatctctctatagatagcctagctatctaaaacgtataatatcatattgaagattacaattttaattaacaactctgattgataacatgaaacaaacacaagatgatttgatagccacagtaaaataatgtttgagctatactttcttgtaggaaccctttagagaagcttttttctcttaaattatgcagttctaaatttgttaatcatgatacaaattatatattccatgcatgtttctatttaaatatttgacaatccacatatcctacaaaattacaaaaatcctacaatttacaattagttattggatcacaatttgatttgtcattcattaacctttcattggaatattaataattattataataattcataatcattaataattcattggaattaggttatgatgccttcaatgtttacgttttgcctcacccgtatggcaaaattcaaatgctcgcccgaggcgcctttgagcacgccaaaataccgacagggttccggttcgcccacatgcctcagcgaacagtgtccacaagtgcgaatgcaagcccatacacgtatgctcacccgaggcaaacgtacgtgtgtacaccgttttatCATCTATTTGCTAGCCCAGTAATGATTATAGCCTATGCGAAATATTGCATCCCTGAAAATCATACGGTAATGTAGagtcaaactatataacacaaacatctCATGAGATGCAACCTTTTTAACTCTTAgttattggaaaattgaaaattataatttaatctagctattttaaacaaaaacttaAACCTCAACCTGTTTTCTGACTTCTAAAACTATTAGGCTCCGTCATATTTCAGGTTATGTTTACAGATATACAGTTTGGCTAAACATCACTTAATGATTTTAgtggatgagatattttgatttttcggGGCATAAAGCTGTCCCgagtaaattttaaaattagctagctgaaaatatgaaataaactTGGCATGATTCGGAacattattgtgatttatttgaCATGTGAATATCATTATCACACTATTTTATGGGTAACTCTATACATCTTCTAATCTATACTCTACTCAGGCAATGCCATTtcgattttataatattatgatggcaTAAGGCATCAAAGTGACAAGTGACAGGAATTGGACTGCAATTTACAAAAATTTGTGATTGATATTTCTTGTAAAACTGTTACTTGGATTTTGTGGGAGATTCTCCATACGATTGCATATTTTTCTCCAGATTCCTGATACTATTCTATAGGCTTGGAGGTGCGTATCCCTCAAAACTAGGTGAATACTTCAAAAATACAATTCGCCGACCAATTAATCGGTGCAGACGACATTATTTTAATAgagatttttgatttttttacatTCTACCCataattatacatcaaatataGTGTCAAGattattttagaataatttattatgtgcGAATTTCACGAGGATAAAGTGGTTGCAGACTGATACTTTGACATTgttggaaaataaaaaatagctacTCACATCGTATGGATTCAACGCgaatttgattttattaatcaataacagCATGACATCTACAAATTTTTGTGGTGCTTCTATTGCaagtgaattattattcatccttatgTGTAGCGAATAATAactttttgatttaataaattcacaGAATTCAACTTTATAGACGTACGGTACCTTCAAATCGTTCATGAGAATTTCCAAAACTATGATCCACTGCGGTGATTAGAAATATCGACTTGTAAAGAATGAAAtacagttatttcaaattcaagttgAATTTATAATTGGAACGGAACTGGTGAAACGATAAGTTAAATTTAGTCATTGAAACTTCAAGTAAAAAATCATCAGttctctgtgatcttttaaatTATAGAGAAatcttttatattatattgaagaaatttttgaTTCATTATAATGAGGAGAGTAGACATGGATGAGCGCTTGGAAATGCAGCACCTGGTGGAAGAGGATGACAGCAAAGAAGACAGTGATGCCACAGACCATCCTTTATCAGTGAAGTGGAAACCAAAGTCCTGTTCCTATTTAGGTATTTTATTGGCAACTATATCTTCGCTATTCTTTTCTTTGGCATCAGTTATTGTCAAATGGATGGTCAACGTACATCCCATGGAACTAGCTGCTTGCAGATTTGTTGGTGTTCTCCTACCAGCAATACCCATTGTTATCTGGAGAAACGAGTGTCCATTTCCCAAAGGAAAACGTCTGATGCTACTCCTGAGATCATTGGTTGGTACAACTGGATTGATGCTGAGTTTTTATGCTTTCCGCCATATGCCATTAGCTGATGCGTCAGTAGTCGTTTTCAGTGTTCCAGTTTTTGTTGCTATTTTTGCTCGAATCTTCCTGAAAGAACCATGTGGTCTTTTTAATGCTTTAACCATTTGCTTAACATTGATAGGTATGATTCTAATCACAAGACCACCTTTCATTTTCGGTAACAGTGTGCCAGCTCTTGCTACTAATCAGCAGGTAGCCAATACCGATGTCTGGGGGGCTGTGGCTGCATTTTCAGCTACTTTATTTGGTGCAAATGCCTATGTTCTTCTCAGGGCGTTGAAAGGTCTccatttttctgtaataatgACAAACTTTGGTGCCTTTGCATTGATTCAAACGTTCAGTGTTACCTGGGGATTAGGAGCTCTCTGTTGGCCTCAATGTGGCGTGGAACGACTCCTAGTTGTTGCATTAGCCCTTTTTAGTTTTGGCGGCCAGATATTGTTGACATTGTCACTGCAGTTGGAGCAGGCTGGCCCTGTGGCTATTGCGCGCTCAGCTGACAtagtttttgcatttctctggcaagtgatatttttcaaagaaactcCCAATCGATACAGCATTCTAGGCGCATTTCTAGTCACCAGCTCTGTTATTTTGAATGGCTTGAAAAAGTGGATTCAAGCTCTGCCTGAAACGTCACCCGTGAGgaaatttttgtcaactgtGATGTGCAAGTTGCTTTCAGTCTTAGAGATATCGTTCTCCACCAGACATGCCTTATGAAGAAAGAAATTATCTGAAGAGTGTAAAGTTTCTTCAGCTGAagtttgttattgataaaacaaGTCTCAACCGGACAATATACAAGCACAGGTCTAAAACAATATAACGCCtctattatataaaaaaatctcaGAACTAACATGTAGTAAGATactgattatatattttttagtataaatgaaatttatactataaatattttgttcttGATTTTAAGGTT
Coding sequences within it:
- the LOC111052096 gene encoding solute carrier family 35 member G1; protein product: MRRVDMDERLEMQHLVEEDDSKEDSDATDHPLSVKWKPKSCSYLGILLATISSLFFSLASVIVKWMVNVHPMELAACRFVGVLLPAIPIVIWRNECPFPKGKRLMLLLRSLVGTTGLMLSFYAFRHMPLADASVVVFSVPVFVAIFARIFLKEPCGLFNALTICLTLIGMILITRPPFIFGNSVPALATNQQVANTDVWGAVAAFSATLFGANAYVLLRALKGLHFSVIMTNFGAFALIQTFSVTWGLGALCWPQCGVERLLVVALALFSFGGQILLTLSLQLEQAGPVAIARSADIVFAFLWQVIFFKETPNRYSILGAFLVTSSVILNGLKKWIQALPETSPVRKFLSTVMCKLLSVLEISFSTRHAL